Below is a genomic region from Nilaparvata lugens isolate BPH chromosome 3, ASM1435652v1, whole genome shotgun sequence.
CTCTTCTGATACTCATAATGTGAATGGCATTCCTTTCTGAAAAAGAATTGTGTATACAACTTTTTTTAAGTTGTTGAAGCCTGAAAAAGTATAGAATTCCAGGTGGTATGTCAACTCACCTCTGGATATGGGTAGTAGTCTAGTAGTAAGACTCCTCATCGTTTGGAAATCGTTAATAAGAGACAAAAAAAAACACTAAGAGAATTATTCAAACTTTCTGAATGGGACATATTGATATGatacatactagtagttctatgaacagtagacctcacgcaatattctcatccacaagtatctgattgaaactacagaccttatggaaatacagcaatagactgccttctccacacatctgtgtaatcacttgtcagctgatttatgatgaataattctatagtctgatttttactttccttgccctattaccataggtaaggaaagtattgctttccgaaaaaaattaaggtaccccaatttccaaatttctatacgtttcaaggtcccctgagtccaaaaaactagtttttcggtattggtctgtatgtgtgtgtgtgtgtgtgtgtgtgtgtgtgtgtgtgtgtgtgtgtgtgtgtgtgtgtataggtgcgtacagatttaggcgccgcgaacatgagcaattaactttcaatcagctgatgccaagctttttatatctgtatcttaccggttctgtaaaaatacagatatagtcagctgattaaaagtgaattgctcatgtccgcggtgcgtatatctgtacgcaccttatgagtgtatgtgcgtctgtgtacacgatatctcatctcccaatcaacggaatgacttgaaatttggaacttaaggtcctttcactataaggatccgacacgaacaatttagatcaaatgcaattcaatatggcggctaaaatggcgaaaatgttgtcaaaaacaggggttttcgcgattttctcaaaaacggctccaacgattttgatcaaattcatacctgaaatagtcattgataagctctatcaactgcaacaagtcccatatctgtaaaaatttcaggagctccgccccatctatgcaaagtttgattttagattctcaattatcagccttcatatacaatatgaacaaaaaatttcaagtggaaacgattgagcatgaaaatctctgcaattaatgttcagtaacattttcacctaaaattgaaaataagcttgaaattcgagaaaatgttattattaaattgcaaactgttggttctattaaatcattcactacgaagagatagcagacctcgtgtgtctccagcgttattgtcctatcaccagctgtctcatatctttgaatagtagacttgagatgcgcgagaacactagcgtcagttgataaattttcataacggcaaggaaagttgtgtgagtgcgccacaccagatttttactctaatattggcgtatgaaggaggctccttttcccttttatattatccttgaaatgcaaaatttccaaaaaccttgtatatacgtcgacgcgcaattaaaaaaaaacatacctgtcaaatttcatgaaaatctattaccgcgtttcgtcgtgaatgcgcaacatataaacattcaaacatttaaacattaagagaaatgccaaaccgtcgacttgaatcttagacctcacttcgctcggtcaattactaaGTTCCCTCCTCTATAACTTAGGGGTGATGGGTTCTAAATACTCATATTGTTGCCTTATCTGATTTTTGACTGCTCTCTTCTATGAAAAGCATCAAATAGGAACTTGTATATTGTAATATGGTTACTGCTGTTAATGATTCAAGTCAGAATTTGTGATGTACTCGTTTGGAGATGGGCTAGATCAAGTGAAGATTGTCAACTTCATTCCTCTTCAGTATTTGAGGTCATCTAAGACTATGACTTGATGTGTTCCAGTGTTTGAATtgatttcaatctttttttaaCAGGTTATAGTTTGAAAGATATTGAATATGTGGGCTGATACAGTATTGATACTCTTCATTTCCATATGCACAGCATTGCTGGGTGAAGGTATGTATGATTCATGTTTCAAGTTATCCAAAGATACTTCATCTTGCTTCTAGTGCTTCGTCAAAAGGAGTTGTTAAAAATGAGCCTTGTATACGAGTTCATCAACTAATTCAGTCGAATGAAATACGTGATTTATAATCCCatgtgtatttgattgaaaatgatgatTATGGATCATGAATAAATGGAATTAACACCAATGATGCTGATATTTTCAAAGCCAGTAATATATCAGAAACTCGGAGTACAAggcttggttgcacaaaagcatgttacaTTTCACAAAACATGTAAAGCAcagaatcataataattaattaacatgagaatcaatcagaggAGACTTCTCTTCTAcgaggccttctctgattgggaTTCGAGCCATTTATTCATGATGAAAATGTTACATGCTTTTGTACAACCTGGCCCAAGTTTGCGAAAAATCACTACCTACATTGAATAGAATCCAAACTTATccaacttcaaataatattgatcgTATCCAAATTCACCTaacttttatattaattttaaatcagtaaaaaatagaatttcaagtACACATTAATTAcaattgttttaattgtattgtaGGTCTAACTTGGTTAATGGTTTACCGTACAGAAAAGTATCAGAAGCTGAAATCGGAAGTAGAACGTCAGAGTAAGCGATGTaagtaaaatttgttattacaGAATCGTTTGTTTAGATCCTGGTTCTTAATTATTCGCTATTGAGAAATACATTTCTAGTAGGCCTAAATGGCaagaaaataaatgtttattccGTATGTACCCAGTTATGAACAATCAACAGATTTTCACCTCTGTGAATCCAGTAACTCAATCATCATTATAGAAAGTTATGCAAATAGTGATTGAGTTAGTAGGTATGTTTCATAAGTAGATTACAAGCTTTATTAGCTCAGAAATATTAGTTTAATATTAGTTTATTACTTTAAGTTCAGAAATAttctaaaaatgtataatatgtCATTTAAGGTCGATTTTCCGAATTATCATTCCTCATATCGATGAGGAGTCTGAAATATGCTGTCCCTCAAGGCTCAATATTGGGTCCTTTATTGTTCCTGTGCTACATCAAAGGGTTGCCTGGGTTGGTCCAGGGGAAAGCTGCTGTTTGTCTTTGTGCTGATGATGCAAACATCATCTTCTCGGATGAATCCATTGAAGAGATTGAAGCAGCATCCGCTGTTGGCTTGTCTTCCATtaataaatttctaaataatgggAATCTTCTTTTAAACGCTAGCAAGTCCATTGTAGTTCCTTATTCAACAAGGCAAAGAATTAATCATTGGTCCccaaatgttgaaataaatggCGAAACCTTAGAACTAGTGGATGGCACAAAATTCTTAGGCCTTGATATTGATAGCAGCTTATCATGGGATAAACATGTTTCTCAGGTTGTAAAGAAGATATCCCCCGGCCTTTTTGCTTTGCGGCAATTGACAGATATCTGCAGTATACAGACAATGAAATCCCTGTTACAACAAAAAAGAGCTCtcagaataataatgaagttaAAAAGATTAGACTCAGTAAACCCCGTTTTTCCACAGTTTGGAATCTTAACAATCTATGGGCAATATATTTTTGACGAAGTCATGTACTTTAAAAAATACTCGTCAACAGGATCAAGAAACGAAACACATGGCTACAACACCAGATTTGGAAGGATCGAGGAGAGGCATAGATTGGATTTCTTTAagaaaaaacactttttatggggagaaaattttacaatatacttcctagagagttgaaagaaatagaggaggttgaatacctacaaaaaaaattaaaggaaTATTTGGTGGGACTATCCCTATACTCTTTGCAGGAGTATGTCAATTTGACTGTAAGAATTTAGAATCTTGttttttatcagaatttttgACTTCTGTATGTGTAAAGGATAATTTTGTGACGATATTAAAAATTCTTGTTGTAATTTGACACTGTTCAGATGTATTTTgtgcattttgatgaataaagaaattttcaattcaattatactCAAATAGATTATTAATGTGTTTGATGTTTAATTGGAATATAAACTTATTTGAACTTTGAAGCTGCGTTTCCACCAAAGTTGTTAACAAAATTGTTTTTTcctgtccttataaattctattggattgaagataacttgacaaacacaggATGTGCTCCTCCatggtagaatttataaggactgAAAAACATTTTGTTGGCAGCTTTGGTGGAAACGCATCTTTAGAACACCGTCCTTGCTTACAGCTAATCCAAGATACACTAATCTTCCTTCATAacttgtttgttttttatgaaTCACTCACGTTATCAATCTTAGTATTTGTGTTTATAAACCtagatttgaaatgttttataaatttaaatatgacCAGTTTTAGGCATTAGCCTGTTGTATAATTTCAaaagtttataatttattgtataatatgggacaaataaatatatcaatttttcgtttggttatttttcaaataacacACTTTCACGATGTATTTAACGTTGGCAGTGGAAAAAAGAAAAGAGGCTCATGGAGATTCATTGGATAAGCAGCACAAGAAGAAGAttgaaagagaggaagaaaagcTGAAAAACAACAACAGAGATCTATCTCTGGTGAAAATGAAATCCATGTTTGCCATCGGATTCGCGTTTACAGCATTACTCAGTATGTTCAACAGCATGtaagtcaatcaatcaataatttacctatttttccaaaacatacatgtCAAAAACTAAAAGCTAAAGAGAAATAGTGACAGTTTAGAATTCATTTTGTACAGTAAACTcgtttatactgtagcatgctaaatctatcaaaatttgatatgCTCTCAACAATTCCTTgaattttgatctatcaggttcatgtcttatgcaacctgggagacaaccaataaattttattcccatgtacgttggacttggtttatatttttccttattgtgtttctttattgtattttttttatttcttgtgttgtaattatgtatatctacttgccgtgggaatctagattcgttagtttttatatataatattgtcctataaatgTACAGGCTGTACACTGTCATGAACTTACTGAAAAGTGGCTTGCATGATTGCTCTCTATTAAGATtcagaattattcttattgcttcttttgtaataggagtattttatttaagtttgagaagcttgttcctccatatatttcaattccatatgaAATGTGGGAATGGATCATTGCAAAGTACACTGCTTTCAACGTTTCCAAGTTGGAAATTTTTGCTAGTCGTCTCAGCGCGAAAATTCCTAAgcttaattttttacatattttttgaatgtgaacggaccaactaagtgtgttttcaagatatagacctaaaaatttaatttccctCTTATTATTTCCCGAATCAAGTTGTTTTACctctgaatttctacaagtaaaATAGAGGAACCCTGTTTTGTTGTCATCAAGTAGCAGATGTCTATGATTCAGGTACTTTTTAGTTAATGATgtagaattgttacatttaatttctgttgtgtTCCAGTCCTTATCAGCAATGCACAGACTTATATCGTCAGCGTACAAGCATAATTTACTTTTCAACAAAATCGCACATATATTTAGGCAACCCCCCTAATTAGCacagaaacaaaaatgaacCTAACACCGATCCTTGTggtacagaatagttattatattttaagtttgatccaatattgtactgatttttATTGCTTGTATACTTTATATTTACATACTGTTGCCGTCCTTCTAGATGACTTGATCCAGCTAAGCTCTTTACTTTTAATTccgtaattttgaagtttatttaataataatttattattcacacTGTCAAGTGATGGCTGCTTTGATCAAATATGCATTAAAGTTGATATTCCAAATCACTAGGATAAAttcaatatataaatttataggTTGAATCATATTTGTTGTTCATGTTATTCTGTACAcaagaaaacaaatacaaaagCTCAACACGAATGATCGATAGTCAATTTCTTTTACAGATGAGACTTATCAATGCATTTCGCCaataacattgattgtttttattagaggacaattattatttatgtcgCTTCTAATAAAcaaatcattctattataaaaatattcgaGTGACTGATACAGTGACTGGCGATCACGGTTGattgatctatattttgtattaaattA
It encodes:
- the LOC111054446 gene encoding calcium load-activated calcium channel — protein: MWADTVLILFISICTALLGEGLTWLMVYRTEKYQKLKSEVERQSKRLEKRKEAHGDSLDKQHKKKIEREEEKLKNNNRDLSLVKMKSMFAIGFAFTALLSMFNSIFDGRIVARLPFVPISWLQGLSHRNLPGDDYTECSFIFLYILCTMSIRQNIQKILGFAPSRTASKQGGGIFGPPPQQFK